The Suncus etruscus isolate mSunEtr1 chromosome 7, mSunEtr1.pri.cur, whole genome shotgun sequence genome includes a window with the following:
- the ELP6 gene encoding elongator complex protein 6, whose product MFPELNNLLNTTPDRPEQGQLTLLCDARTDGSFLVHHFLSFYLKAHSKVCFVALAQSFSHYNIVGQKLGVSLTTARERGQLVVFEGLKSAVDVLFRAQGEEPHPLQFLREATTGSLKPMYEFVQKSLEPEADGDSAWKQPVLLVDDLSVLLSLGMGAVAVLDFIHYCRASVCRQLKGNVVALVHDHGDAEDEENDLLLNGLCHQSHLILRAEGLATGFCKDVHGQLSILWRRPSQALAQQDQSLTYQYKIQDKNVSFFAKGMSPAVL is encoded by the exons ATGTTCCCGGAACTTAATAACCTACTCAACACCACTCCCGACAGGCCGGAGCAG GGGCAGCTGACTCTCCTCTGTGATGccaggacagatggcagtttCCTTGTGCACCACTTTCTCTCCTTCTACCTCAAAG CTCATAGCAAAGTCTGTTTCGTGGCCCTCGCCCAGTCCTTCAGTCACTACAATATTGTGGGACAGAAGTTG GGTGTCAGCCTGACCACGGCGCGGGAACGCGGGCAGCTTGTAGTTTTTGAGGGTCTCAAGTCAGCAGTGGACGTCCTCTTCCGGGCTCAGGGGGAAGAGCCACACCCTCTGCAGTTTCTCAG GGAGGCCACCACTGGGAGCCTGAAGCCAATGTATGAGTTTGTGCAGAAGTCACTGGAGCCAGAGGCTGATGGGGACAGTGCGTGGAAGCAGCCTGTGTTGCTGGTGGATGACCTCAGTGTGCTACTGAGTCTGGGCATGGGGGCTGTGGCTGTGCTGGACTTCATCCATTACTGCAGAGCCAGTGTGTGCAGGCAGCTGAAG GGAAATGTAGTGGCCCTTGTTCATGACCATGGCGATGCCGAGGATGAAGAGAACGACCTCCTTCTGAATGGCCTTTGTCACCAGAGCCACCTGATACTTCGAGCCGAGGGCCTGGCCACTGGCTTCTGCAAGGATGTTCACGGGCAG CTGAGCATCCTGTGGAGAAGACCATCGCAAGCCCTAGCCCAGCAGGATCAGAGCCTCACTTACCAGTACAAGATACAGGACAAGAATGTGTCCTTTTTTGCCAAAGGCATGTCCCCTGCTGTTCTGTGA